The Populus trichocarpa isolate Nisqually-1 chromosome 2, P.trichocarpa_v4.1, whole genome shotgun sequence genome has a window encoding:
- the LOC7489907 gene encoding homeobox-leucine zipper protein HDG2 isoform X3 → MPAGVMIPARNMPSMIGVNGNVGGFGSSSGLALGQIMFQPNMMEGHEFHHLDMTHNTSEGDMTRIRDEEFDSTNTKSGSENQEGASGDDQDPRPKKKRYHRHTQHQIQEMEAFFKECPHPDDKQRKELSRELGLEPLQVKFWFQNKRTQMKTQHERHENTQLRNENEKLRADNMRYREALSNASCPNCGGPTAIGEMSFDEHHLRLENTRLREEIDRISAIAARYVGKPVVNYPVLSPPMPPRPVDLGVGNFGGQPGLGGDIYEAGDLLRSISAPTEADKPMIIELAVAAMEELIRMAQMDEPLWMNSLDGIDAVLNEDEYIRIFPHGIGPKPTGFKCEASRESAVVIMNHINLVEYLMDVNQWSTLFSGIVSRALTLEVLSTGVAGNYNGALQVMTAEFQLPTPLVPTRESYYVRYCKQHADGTWAVVDVSLDSIRPGPAARCRRRPSGCLIQEMPNGYSKVTWVEHVEVDDRGVHNLYKHLVSSGHAFGAKRWVATLNRQCERLASAMATNIPAVITNQEGRKSMMKLAERMVISFCAGVSASTAHTWTTLSGTGADDVRVMTRKSVDDPGRPPGIVLSAATSFWLPVPPKRVFDFLRDENTRNEWDILSNGGVVQEMAHIANGRDTGNCVSLIRVNSANSSQSNMLILQESCTDQTASFVIYAPVDIVAMNVVLNGGDPDYVALLPSGFAIFPDGTAAHGVGMDESGSTGGSLLTVAFQILVDSVPTAKLSLGSVATVNNLIACTVERIKASLSCESA, encoded by the exons ATGCCAGCCGGAGTAATGATTCCGGCAAGAAACATGCCATCAATGATCGGGGTTAATGGTAATGTTGGTGGGTTTGGATCATCCTCCGGACTTGCTCTTGGTCAG ATAATGTTCCAGCCAAACATGATGGAAGGTCACGAGTTTCATCATCTAGACATGACACACAACACATCTGAAGGCGACATGACTCGAATTAGAGATGAGGAATTTGATAGTACCAACACAAAATCAGGCAGTGAGAATCAAGAAGGCGCTTCAGGTGATGATCAAGACCCACGCCCCAAAAAGAAGCGCTACCATCGCCATACCCAGCATCAGATCCAAGAAATGGAAGC TTTCTTCAAAGAGTGTCCACACCCAGATGACAAGCAAAGGAAGGAGTTAAGCCGAGAATTAGGGTTAGAGCCTTTGCAAGTCAAGTTTTGGTTCCAAAATAAGCGTACCCAAATGAAG ACCCAGCATGAGCGCCATGAAAACACACAGCTTCGAAATGAGAATGAAAAGCTTAGGGCTGACAACATGCGGTACAGGGAAGCTCTTAGCAATGCCTCGTGTCCTAATTGCGGAGGGCCTACTGCCATAGGAGAGATGTCCTTTGATGAACATCATTTGAGACTTGAAAATACTAGATTGAGAGAAGAG ATTGACCGTATTTCAGCAATTGCTGCTAGGTATGTTGGCAAGCCTGTGGTGAACTATCCTGTTCTATCGCCTCCAATGCCTCCACGTCCAGTTGACCTTGGTGTTGGGAATTTTGGTGGACAACCAGGCTTAGGAGGGGATATTTATGAAGCTGGAGACCTACTAAGGTCTATTAGTGCACCTACTGAGGCTGATAAGCCCATGATAATTGAGCTTGCAGTGGCAGCCATGGAGGAACTAATTAGAATGGCTCAAATGGATGAACCTTTATGGATGAACAGCCTTGATGGAATTGATGCAGTGTTGAATGAAGATGAATACATAAGGATATTCCCTCATGGTATTGGTCCTAAACCTACTGGTTTTAAATGTGAGGCTTCAAGAGAGTCTGCTGTTGTTATCATGAACCACATCAACCTTGTCGAGTATCTGATGGATGTG AATCAGTGGTCTACATTGTTTTCTGGCATTGTCTCAAGAGCTTTGACTTTAGAAGTGCTATCTACAGGAGTTGCAGGGAACTACAATGGAGCCTTGCAAGTG ATGACAGCTGAATTTCAACTTCCAACTCCACTTGTTCCTACTCGTGAAAGTTACTATGTCAGGTACTGTAAACAACATGCTGATGGGACTTGGGCTGTGGTTGATGTTTCATTGGACAGTATACGCCCTGGTCCAGCAGCAAGATGTCGAAGAAGGCCATCTGGATGTTTAATTCAAGAAATGCCCAATGGTTACTCGAAG GTTACATGGGTTGAACATGTAGAAGTGGATGATAGAGGTGTTCATAATCTATACAAGCATCTAGTTAGCTCAGGACATGCATTCGGGGCAAAACGTTGGGTCGCAACCCTAAACCGGCAATGCGAGCGCCTTGCCAGTGCCATGGCAACAAACATTCCTGCTG TTATTACTAATCAAGAAGGAAGAAAGAGTATGATGAAGCTGGCAGAGAGAATGGTGATAAGCTTCTGTGCTGGCGTGAGCGCCTCTACCGCCCACACATGGACTACACTATCTGGGACTGGAGCTGATGATGTCAGGGTCATGACAAGGAAGAGTGTAGATGATCCAGGGAGGCCTCCTGGGATTGTGCTTAGTGCAGCAACTTCCTTCTGGCTTCCAGTTCCACCAAAGAGGGTTTTTGATTTTCTACGTGATGAGAACACCCGTAATGAG TGGGATATTCTATCAAATGGTGGGGTTGTCCAAGAAATGGCACACATTGCTAATGGCCGGGATACAGGCAACTGTGTATCTCTAATCCGAGTTAAT AGCGCGAATTCGAGCCAGAGCAACATGCTGATTTTGCAAGAGAGTTGCACTGATCAAACGGCCTCTTTCGTAATCTATGCTCCTGTTGATATTGTTGCAATGAACGTGGTGCTTAACGGCGGGGATCCAGATTATGTGGCACTTCTTCCATCAGGGTTTGCTATTTTTCCTGATGGAACCGCAGCGCATGGAGTAGGCATGGATGAATCTGGGTCTACAGGAGGATCTCTTCTAACTGTCGCGTTCCAGATTCTGGTTGATTCAGTTCCTACAGCAAAACTGTCTCTTGGCTCAGTTGCAACTGTTAACAACTTGATTGCATGCACTGTGGAGAGGATTAAGGCTTCCTTATCATGCGAATCTGCATGA
- the LOC7489907 gene encoding homeobox-leucine zipper protein HDG2 isoform X2 — protein sequence MPAGVMIPARNMPSMIGVNGNVGGFGSSSGLALGQPNMMEGHEFHHLDMTHNTSEGDMTRIRDEEFDSTNTKSGSENQEGASGDDQDPRPKKKRYHRHTQHQIQEMEAFFKECPHPDDKQRKELSRELGLEPLQVKFWFQNKRTQMKTQHERHENTQLRNENEKLRADNMRYREALSNASCPNCGGPTAIGEMSFDEHHLRLENTRLREEIDRISAIAARYVGKPVVNYPVLSPPMPPRPVDLGVGNFGGQPGLGGDIYEAGDLLRSISAPTEADKPMIIELAVAAMEELIRMAQMDEPLWMNSLDGIDAVLNEDEYIRIFPHGIGPKPTGFKCEASRESAVVIMNHINLVEYLMDVNQWSTLFSGIVSRALTLEVLSTGVAGNYNGALQVMTAEFQLPTPLVPTRESYYVRYCKQHADGTWAVVDVSLDSIRPGPAARCRRRPSGCLIQEMPNGYSKVTWVEHVEVDDRGVHNLYKHLVSSGHAFGAKRWVATLNRQCERLASAMATNIPAGDAGVITNQEGRKSMMKLAERMVISFCAGVSASTAHTWTTLSGTGADDVRVMTRKSVDDPGRPPGIVLSAATSFWLPVPPKRVFDFLRDENTRNEWDILSNGGVVQEMAHIANGRDTGNCVSLIRVNSANSSQSNMLILQESCTDQTASFVIYAPVDIVAMNVVLNGGDPDYVALLPSGFAIFPDGTAAHGVGMDESGSTGGSLLTVAFQILVDSVPTAKLSLGSVATVNNLIACTVERIKASLSCESA from the exons ATGCCAGCCGGAGTAATGATTCCGGCAAGAAACATGCCATCAATGATCGGGGTTAATGGTAATGTTGGTGGGTTTGGATCATCCTCCGGACTTGCTCTTGGTCAG CCAAACATGATGGAAGGTCACGAGTTTCATCATCTAGACATGACACACAACACATCTGAAGGCGACATGACTCGAATTAGAGATGAGGAATTTGATAGTACCAACACAAAATCAGGCAGTGAGAATCAAGAAGGCGCTTCAGGTGATGATCAAGACCCACGCCCCAAAAAGAAGCGCTACCATCGCCATACCCAGCATCAGATCCAAGAAATGGAAGC TTTCTTCAAAGAGTGTCCACACCCAGATGACAAGCAAAGGAAGGAGTTAAGCCGAGAATTAGGGTTAGAGCCTTTGCAAGTCAAGTTTTGGTTCCAAAATAAGCGTACCCAAATGAAG ACCCAGCATGAGCGCCATGAAAACACACAGCTTCGAAATGAGAATGAAAAGCTTAGGGCTGACAACATGCGGTACAGGGAAGCTCTTAGCAATGCCTCGTGTCCTAATTGCGGAGGGCCTACTGCCATAGGAGAGATGTCCTTTGATGAACATCATTTGAGACTTGAAAATACTAGATTGAGAGAAGAG ATTGACCGTATTTCAGCAATTGCTGCTAGGTATGTTGGCAAGCCTGTGGTGAACTATCCTGTTCTATCGCCTCCAATGCCTCCACGTCCAGTTGACCTTGGTGTTGGGAATTTTGGTGGACAACCAGGCTTAGGAGGGGATATTTATGAAGCTGGAGACCTACTAAGGTCTATTAGTGCACCTACTGAGGCTGATAAGCCCATGATAATTGAGCTTGCAGTGGCAGCCATGGAGGAACTAATTAGAATGGCTCAAATGGATGAACCTTTATGGATGAACAGCCTTGATGGAATTGATGCAGTGTTGAATGAAGATGAATACATAAGGATATTCCCTCATGGTATTGGTCCTAAACCTACTGGTTTTAAATGTGAGGCTTCAAGAGAGTCTGCTGTTGTTATCATGAACCACATCAACCTTGTCGAGTATCTGATGGATGTG AATCAGTGGTCTACATTGTTTTCTGGCATTGTCTCAAGAGCTTTGACTTTAGAAGTGCTATCTACAGGAGTTGCAGGGAACTACAATGGAGCCTTGCAAGTG ATGACAGCTGAATTTCAACTTCCAACTCCACTTGTTCCTACTCGTGAAAGTTACTATGTCAGGTACTGTAAACAACATGCTGATGGGACTTGGGCTGTGGTTGATGTTTCATTGGACAGTATACGCCCTGGTCCAGCAGCAAGATGTCGAAGAAGGCCATCTGGATGTTTAATTCAAGAAATGCCCAATGGTTACTCGAAG GTTACATGGGTTGAACATGTAGAAGTGGATGATAGAGGTGTTCATAATCTATACAAGCATCTAGTTAGCTCAGGACATGCATTCGGGGCAAAACGTTGGGTCGCAACCCTAAACCGGCAATGCGAGCGCCTTGCCAGTGCCATGGCAACAAACATTCCTGCTGGTGATGCTGGtg TTATTACTAATCAAGAAGGAAGAAAGAGTATGATGAAGCTGGCAGAGAGAATGGTGATAAGCTTCTGTGCTGGCGTGAGCGCCTCTACCGCCCACACATGGACTACACTATCTGGGACTGGAGCTGATGATGTCAGGGTCATGACAAGGAAGAGTGTAGATGATCCAGGGAGGCCTCCTGGGATTGTGCTTAGTGCAGCAACTTCCTTCTGGCTTCCAGTTCCACCAAAGAGGGTTTTTGATTTTCTACGTGATGAGAACACCCGTAATGAG TGGGATATTCTATCAAATGGTGGGGTTGTCCAAGAAATGGCACACATTGCTAATGGCCGGGATACAGGCAACTGTGTATCTCTAATCCGAGTTAAT AGCGCGAATTCGAGCCAGAGCAACATGCTGATTTTGCAAGAGAGTTGCACTGATCAAACGGCCTCTTTCGTAATCTATGCTCCTGTTGATATTGTTGCAATGAACGTGGTGCTTAACGGCGGGGATCCAGATTATGTGGCACTTCTTCCATCAGGGTTTGCTATTTTTCCTGATGGAACCGCAGCGCATGGAGTAGGCATGGATGAATCTGGGTCTACAGGAGGATCTCTTCTAACTGTCGCGTTCCAGATTCTGGTTGATTCAGTTCCTACAGCAAAACTGTCTCTTGGCTCAGTTGCAACTGTTAACAACTTGATTGCATGCACTGTGGAGAGGATTAAGGCTTCCTTATCATGCGAATCTGCATGA
- the LOC7489907 gene encoding homeobox-leucine zipper protein HDG2 isoform X4, with protein sequence MFQPNMMEGHEFHHLDMTHNTSEGDMTRIRDEEFDSTNTKSGSENQEGASGDDQDPRPKKKRYHRHTQHQIQEMEAFFKECPHPDDKQRKELSRELGLEPLQVKFWFQNKRTQMKTQHERHENTQLRNENEKLRADNMRYREALSNASCPNCGGPTAIGEMSFDEHHLRLENTRLREEIDRISAIAARYVGKPVVNYPVLSPPMPPRPVDLGVGNFGGQPGLGGDIYEAGDLLRSISAPTEADKPMIIELAVAAMEELIRMAQMDEPLWMNSLDGIDAVLNEDEYIRIFPHGIGPKPTGFKCEASRESAVVIMNHINLVEYLMDVNQWSTLFSGIVSRALTLEVLSTGVAGNYNGALQVMTAEFQLPTPLVPTRESYYVRYCKQHADGTWAVVDVSLDSIRPGPAARCRRRPSGCLIQEMPNGYSKVTWVEHVEVDDRGVHNLYKHLVSSGHAFGAKRWVATLNRQCERLASAMATNIPAGDAGVITNQEGRKSMMKLAERMVISFCAGVSASTAHTWTTLSGTGADDVRVMTRKSVDDPGRPPGIVLSAATSFWLPVPPKRVFDFLRDENTRNEWDILSNGGVVQEMAHIANGRDTGNCVSLIRVNSANSSQSNMLILQESCTDQTASFVIYAPVDIVAMNVVLNGGDPDYVALLPSGFAIFPDGTAAHGVGMDESGSTGGSLLTVAFQILVDSVPTAKLSLGSVATVNNLIACTVERIKASLSCESA encoded by the exons ATGTTCCAGCCAAACATGATGGAAGGTCACGAGTTTCATCATCTAGACATGACACACAACACATCTGAAGGCGACATGACTCGAATTAGAGATGAGGAATTTGATAGTACCAACACAAAATCAGGCAGTGAGAATCAAGAAGGCGCTTCAGGTGATGATCAAGACCCACGCCCCAAAAAGAAGCGCTACCATCGCCATACCCAGCATCAGATCCAAGAAATGGAAGC TTTCTTCAAAGAGTGTCCACACCCAGATGACAAGCAAAGGAAGGAGTTAAGCCGAGAATTAGGGTTAGAGCCTTTGCAAGTCAAGTTTTGGTTCCAAAATAAGCGTACCCAAATGAAG ACCCAGCATGAGCGCCATGAAAACACACAGCTTCGAAATGAGAATGAAAAGCTTAGGGCTGACAACATGCGGTACAGGGAAGCTCTTAGCAATGCCTCGTGTCCTAATTGCGGAGGGCCTACTGCCATAGGAGAGATGTCCTTTGATGAACATCATTTGAGACTTGAAAATACTAGATTGAGAGAAGAG ATTGACCGTATTTCAGCAATTGCTGCTAGGTATGTTGGCAAGCCTGTGGTGAACTATCCTGTTCTATCGCCTCCAATGCCTCCACGTCCAGTTGACCTTGGTGTTGGGAATTTTGGTGGACAACCAGGCTTAGGAGGGGATATTTATGAAGCTGGAGACCTACTAAGGTCTATTAGTGCACCTACTGAGGCTGATAAGCCCATGATAATTGAGCTTGCAGTGGCAGCCATGGAGGAACTAATTAGAATGGCTCAAATGGATGAACCTTTATGGATGAACAGCCTTGATGGAATTGATGCAGTGTTGAATGAAGATGAATACATAAGGATATTCCCTCATGGTATTGGTCCTAAACCTACTGGTTTTAAATGTGAGGCTTCAAGAGAGTCTGCTGTTGTTATCATGAACCACATCAACCTTGTCGAGTATCTGATGGATGTG AATCAGTGGTCTACATTGTTTTCTGGCATTGTCTCAAGAGCTTTGACTTTAGAAGTGCTATCTACAGGAGTTGCAGGGAACTACAATGGAGCCTTGCAAGTG ATGACAGCTGAATTTCAACTTCCAACTCCACTTGTTCCTACTCGTGAAAGTTACTATGTCAGGTACTGTAAACAACATGCTGATGGGACTTGGGCTGTGGTTGATGTTTCATTGGACAGTATACGCCCTGGTCCAGCAGCAAGATGTCGAAGAAGGCCATCTGGATGTTTAATTCAAGAAATGCCCAATGGTTACTCGAAG GTTACATGGGTTGAACATGTAGAAGTGGATGATAGAGGTGTTCATAATCTATACAAGCATCTAGTTAGCTCAGGACATGCATTCGGGGCAAAACGTTGGGTCGCAACCCTAAACCGGCAATGCGAGCGCCTTGCCAGTGCCATGGCAACAAACATTCCTGCTGGTGATGCTGGtg TTATTACTAATCAAGAAGGAAGAAAGAGTATGATGAAGCTGGCAGAGAGAATGGTGATAAGCTTCTGTGCTGGCGTGAGCGCCTCTACCGCCCACACATGGACTACACTATCTGGGACTGGAGCTGATGATGTCAGGGTCATGACAAGGAAGAGTGTAGATGATCCAGGGAGGCCTCCTGGGATTGTGCTTAGTGCAGCAACTTCCTTCTGGCTTCCAGTTCCACCAAAGAGGGTTTTTGATTTTCTACGTGATGAGAACACCCGTAATGAG TGGGATATTCTATCAAATGGTGGGGTTGTCCAAGAAATGGCACACATTGCTAATGGCCGGGATACAGGCAACTGTGTATCTCTAATCCGAGTTAAT AGCGCGAATTCGAGCCAGAGCAACATGCTGATTTTGCAAGAGAGTTGCACTGATCAAACGGCCTCTTTCGTAATCTATGCTCCTGTTGATATTGTTGCAATGAACGTGGTGCTTAACGGCGGGGATCCAGATTATGTGGCACTTCTTCCATCAGGGTTTGCTATTTTTCCTGATGGAACCGCAGCGCATGGAGTAGGCATGGATGAATCTGGGTCTACAGGAGGATCTCTTCTAACTGTCGCGTTCCAGATTCTGGTTGATTCAGTTCCTACAGCAAAACTGTCTCTTGGCTCAGTTGCAACTGTTAACAACTTGATTGCATGCACTGTGGAGAGGATTAAGGCTTCCTTATCATGCGAATCTGCATGA
- the LOC7489907 gene encoding homeobox-leucine zipper protein HDG2 isoform X1 produces the protein MPAGVMIPARNMPSMIGVNGNVGGFGSSSGLALGQIMFQPNMMEGHEFHHLDMTHNTSEGDMTRIRDEEFDSTNTKSGSENQEGASGDDQDPRPKKKRYHRHTQHQIQEMEAFFKECPHPDDKQRKELSRELGLEPLQVKFWFQNKRTQMKTQHERHENTQLRNENEKLRADNMRYREALSNASCPNCGGPTAIGEMSFDEHHLRLENTRLREEIDRISAIAARYVGKPVVNYPVLSPPMPPRPVDLGVGNFGGQPGLGGDIYEAGDLLRSISAPTEADKPMIIELAVAAMEELIRMAQMDEPLWMNSLDGIDAVLNEDEYIRIFPHGIGPKPTGFKCEASRESAVVIMNHINLVEYLMDVNQWSTLFSGIVSRALTLEVLSTGVAGNYNGALQVMTAEFQLPTPLVPTRESYYVRYCKQHADGTWAVVDVSLDSIRPGPAARCRRRPSGCLIQEMPNGYSKVTWVEHVEVDDRGVHNLYKHLVSSGHAFGAKRWVATLNRQCERLASAMATNIPAGDAGVITNQEGRKSMMKLAERMVISFCAGVSASTAHTWTTLSGTGADDVRVMTRKSVDDPGRPPGIVLSAATSFWLPVPPKRVFDFLRDENTRNEWDILSNGGVVQEMAHIANGRDTGNCVSLIRVNSANSSQSNMLILQESCTDQTASFVIYAPVDIVAMNVVLNGGDPDYVALLPSGFAIFPDGTAAHGVGMDESGSTGGSLLTVAFQILVDSVPTAKLSLGSVATVNNLIACTVERIKASLSCESA, from the exons ATGCCAGCCGGAGTAATGATTCCGGCAAGAAACATGCCATCAATGATCGGGGTTAATGGTAATGTTGGTGGGTTTGGATCATCCTCCGGACTTGCTCTTGGTCAG ATAATGTTCCAGCCAAACATGATGGAAGGTCACGAGTTTCATCATCTAGACATGACACACAACACATCTGAAGGCGACATGACTCGAATTAGAGATGAGGAATTTGATAGTACCAACACAAAATCAGGCAGTGAGAATCAAGAAGGCGCTTCAGGTGATGATCAAGACCCACGCCCCAAAAAGAAGCGCTACCATCGCCATACCCAGCATCAGATCCAAGAAATGGAAGC TTTCTTCAAAGAGTGTCCACACCCAGATGACAAGCAAAGGAAGGAGTTAAGCCGAGAATTAGGGTTAGAGCCTTTGCAAGTCAAGTTTTGGTTCCAAAATAAGCGTACCCAAATGAAG ACCCAGCATGAGCGCCATGAAAACACACAGCTTCGAAATGAGAATGAAAAGCTTAGGGCTGACAACATGCGGTACAGGGAAGCTCTTAGCAATGCCTCGTGTCCTAATTGCGGAGGGCCTACTGCCATAGGAGAGATGTCCTTTGATGAACATCATTTGAGACTTGAAAATACTAGATTGAGAGAAGAG ATTGACCGTATTTCAGCAATTGCTGCTAGGTATGTTGGCAAGCCTGTGGTGAACTATCCTGTTCTATCGCCTCCAATGCCTCCACGTCCAGTTGACCTTGGTGTTGGGAATTTTGGTGGACAACCAGGCTTAGGAGGGGATATTTATGAAGCTGGAGACCTACTAAGGTCTATTAGTGCACCTACTGAGGCTGATAAGCCCATGATAATTGAGCTTGCAGTGGCAGCCATGGAGGAACTAATTAGAATGGCTCAAATGGATGAACCTTTATGGATGAACAGCCTTGATGGAATTGATGCAGTGTTGAATGAAGATGAATACATAAGGATATTCCCTCATGGTATTGGTCCTAAACCTACTGGTTTTAAATGTGAGGCTTCAAGAGAGTCTGCTGTTGTTATCATGAACCACATCAACCTTGTCGAGTATCTGATGGATGTG AATCAGTGGTCTACATTGTTTTCTGGCATTGTCTCAAGAGCTTTGACTTTAGAAGTGCTATCTACAGGAGTTGCAGGGAACTACAATGGAGCCTTGCAAGTG ATGACAGCTGAATTTCAACTTCCAACTCCACTTGTTCCTACTCGTGAAAGTTACTATGTCAGGTACTGTAAACAACATGCTGATGGGACTTGGGCTGTGGTTGATGTTTCATTGGACAGTATACGCCCTGGTCCAGCAGCAAGATGTCGAAGAAGGCCATCTGGATGTTTAATTCAAGAAATGCCCAATGGTTACTCGAAG GTTACATGGGTTGAACATGTAGAAGTGGATGATAGAGGTGTTCATAATCTATACAAGCATCTAGTTAGCTCAGGACATGCATTCGGGGCAAAACGTTGGGTCGCAACCCTAAACCGGCAATGCGAGCGCCTTGCCAGTGCCATGGCAACAAACATTCCTGCTGGTGATGCTGGtg TTATTACTAATCAAGAAGGAAGAAAGAGTATGATGAAGCTGGCAGAGAGAATGGTGATAAGCTTCTGTGCTGGCGTGAGCGCCTCTACCGCCCACACATGGACTACACTATCTGGGACTGGAGCTGATGATGTCAGGGTCATGACAAGGAAGAGTGTAGATGATCCAGGGAGGCCTCCTGGGATTGTGCTTAGTGCAGCAACTTCCTTCTGGCTTCCAGTTCCACCAAAGAGGGTTTTTGATTTTCTACGTGATGAGAACACCCGTAATGAG TGGGATATTCTATCAAATGGTGGGGTTGTCCAAGAAATGGCACACATTGCTAATGGCCGGGATACAGGCAACTGTGTATCTCTAATCCGAGTTAAT AGCGCGAATTCGAGCCAGAGCAACATGCTGATTTTGCAAGAGAGTTGCACTGATCAAACGGCCTCTTTCGTAATCTATGCTCCTGTTGATATTGTTGCAATGAACGTGGTGCTTAACGGCGGGGATCCAGATTATGTGGCACTTCTTCCATCAGGGTTTGCTATTTTTCCTGATGGAACCGCAGCGCATGGAGTAGGCATGGATGAATCTGGGTCTACAGGAGGATCTCTTCTAACTGTCGCGTTCCAGATTCTGGTTGATTCAGTTCCTACAGCAAAACTGTCTCTTGGCTCAGTTGCAACTGTTAACAACTTGATTGCATGCACTGTGGAGAGGATTAAGGCTTCCTTATCATGCGAATCTGCATGA